One Amblyomma americanum isolate KBUSLIRL-KWMA chromosome 8, ASM5285725v1, whole genome shotgun sequence DNA window includes the following coding sequences:
- the LOC144102640 gene encoding uncharacterized protein LOC144102640: protein MRLQNYMEDNELYPLSMFGFHARLSTQDVLLQHKEEVISNVLWNREHVIMALDIKEAFENVSHEAVLTGMDSLNCGRKIHGCVKAFLSNRTATIGLEEVRSEKFRTPNKVTPQRSVIYLILLNIAMIGLARQLEQIEGTRHAMCADEITVWVNRGSLSEKEECLQKAATCEETYVFTRGLACSTEKYELLRVWRGKQNRMVPTSDELKLNAYLEGQPIQEKTTIRILGMWLQSNQRCNHTLTLLKTATMQLTRMIKQNIQQETRHEGE, encoded by the coding sequence ATGAGGCTGCAAAATTATATGGAGGACAACGAGCTCTACCCCCTCAGCATGTTTGGATTCCACGCTAGATTATCGACGCAAGACGTGCTCCTACAGCACAAGGAGGAGGTGATCAGCAACGTTCTGTGGAACCGCGAACACGtcatcatggcactggacatTAAAGAAGCCTTCGAGAATGTTAGCCACGAAGCCGTCCTCACAGGAATGGATAGCCTGAACTGTGGGAGAAAGATTCATGGCTGCGTCAAGGCCTTCCTCTCTAACCGGACAGCAACTATCGGCCTGGAAGAAGTCAGATCTGAGAAATTTCGCACCCCAAACAAGGTAACTCCTCAAAGGTCGGTCATATACCTCATCCTCTTGAACATTGCAATGATCGGGCTAGCAAGACAACTCGAACAAATTGAAGGCACACGGCACGCCATGTGCGCTGACGAAATTACGGTATGGGTGAACCGGGGATCGCTCAGCGAAAAAGAAGAATGTCTGCAAAAAGCGGCCACCTGCGAAGAAACCTACGTTTTCACCAGGGGCCTCGCCTGCTCGACGGAGAAGTACGAGCTCCTAAGGGTGTGGCGAGGCAAACAAAATCGAATGGTCCCTACAAGCGATGAGCTCAAACTCAACGCATACCTCGAGGGGCAACCCATTCAGGAGAAGACAACCATTCGGATCCTCGGAATGTGGCTTCAGTCCAATCAGCGGTGCAATCATACTCTGACACTGCTGAAGACCGCCACCATGCAGCTGACCCGTATGATCAAGCAGAATATCCAGCAAGAGACACGTCATGAAGGAGAGTGA